From a single Micromonospora carbonacea genomic region:
- a CDS encoding putative ATP-grasp target RiPP — protein MRRRTVRIDTIPADGVELADEQLARMLGGLPRRDAGGSSKTIDDIPNGGRNDTDSDF, from the coding sequence ATGAGGCGTAGGACCGTGCGGATCGACACCATCCCGGCCGACGGCGTGGAGCTGGCCGACGAGCAGCTCGCCCGGATGCTGGGCGGCCTGCCGAGGCGGGACGCCGGCGGTTCGTCGAAGACCATCGACGACATCCCCAACGGGGGCCGGAACGACACCGACAGCGACTTCTGA